A genomic window from Shewanella vesiculosa includes:
- a CDS encoding FlgO family outer membrane protein, producing MINRLVVPTVILASLTLVACTQTPNAANNLAFSNNGKFVKVVDEDQVYQHKLAYDIQAVGISPKGQVNVWAEKLVNELVLQNDALRPDEPLLISTPVMASNLNTSNELGLQLQQGLLAAFHAHEFNLVDLNVATNLRATEQGEFMLSRNWELLRSDLPVAHVLVSTMTLTPEGIVFNGRIVNVTNNRVVSAVQSFVAASSLSGYLQPSEMIESRSGLLYRHENKGDSRYTVLGDKL from the coding sequence ATGATTAATAGGCTTGTTGTCCCCACGGTCATACTGGCGTCATTGACGTTAGTTGCATGCACCCAAACGCCTAATGCTGCCAATAATCTTGCCTTTAGTAATAACGGTAAATTTGTCAAAGTGGTCGATGAAGATCAGGTTTATCAGCACAAGCTAGCTTATGATATACAAGCTGTTGGAATATCGCCTAAGGGCCAGGTCAATGTGTGGGCAGAAAAGTTAGTCAACGAATTAGTATTGCAAAATGATGCCCTTCGCCCTGATGAACCACTGCTCATTTCTACGCCGGTAATGGCCAGCAATTTAAATACATCCAATGAGTTAGGCCTTCAATTACAGCAAGGATTGCTTGCTGCATTCCATGCCCATGAGTTTAATTTGGTTGATTTAAACGTCGCAACTAATTTACGCGCAACAGAGCAAGGTGAATTTATGTTGAGCCGAAACTGGGAGCTGCTGCGTTCCGATTTACCGGTAGCGCACGTTTTGGTATCAACCATGACCTTAACACCTGAAGGAATCGTCTTTAACGGCCGGATAGTGAATGTGACCAATAATAGAGTGGTTTCGGCGGTGCAATCATTTGTGGCGGCGTCGAGCTTATCGGGTTATTTACAACCTTCTGAAATGATTGAATCGCGTAGTGGTTTACTGTATCGCCACGAAAATAAGGGCGACAGTCGTTATACCGTATTAGGAGATAAGCTATGA
- the pseI gene encoding pseudaminic acid synthase, whose translation MTKSIKINGRSIGREYPPYIIAELSANHNGDINRALEIIEAAKKAGADAIKLQTYTHDTITIDSNADEFQIHGGLWDGKSLYQLYKQAHMPWDWHKPLFKRAKEIGITIFSSPFDFTAVELLESLDAPAYKIASFELVDLPLIKRVAQTGKPMIMSTGMANDVEIKEAINVARDNGCKELVILHCVSGYPAPANEYNLATIADMTQRFDVLAGLSDHTIDNATAIAAVVLGACVVEKHVTLDRNGGGADDSFSIEPLELAQLCKDTKTAWSALGHVNYQRTQAEIGNIKFRRSLYIVKDVIKGEKLTAENVRSIRPGFGLAPKFYEQVLGCRANQNIPSGTALSSDLFD comes from the coding sequence ATGACTAAGTCTATAAAAATTAACGGCCGTTCCATCGGTCGTGAATACCCACCTTATATCATTGCTGAGCTTTCGGCTAATCACAATGGCGATATTAATCGAGCATTAGAGATTATTGAAGCTGCTAAAAAAGCCGGTGCTGATGCCATTAAGTTACAAACTTATACTCATGACACAATCACAATCGATTCTAATGCTGACGAGTTTCAGATCCATGGTGGTCTGTGGGATGGTAAGTCACTTTATCAACTGTATAAGCAAGCTCACATGCCATGGGATTGGCACAAGCCATTGTTTAAAAGAGCTAAAGAGATAGGTATTACTATTTTCAGCTCACCATTTGATTTTACTGCTGTTGAGCTACTAGAATCGCTTGACGCCCCAGCATACAAAATTGCTTCTTTCGAGCTGGTTGATTTGCCTCTGATTAAACGTGTTGCTCAAACCGGTAAACCTATGATTATGTCTACAGGTATGGCCAATGACGTCGAGATCAAAGAAGCCATTAATGTGGCAAGAGATAATGGCTGTAAAGAGCTAGTTATTCTGCACTGTGTTAGTGGCTATCCTGCGCCAGCAAATGAATATAACTTAGCTACCATTGCCGATATGACTCAGCGTTTTGATGTTCTTGCAGGGTTGTCTGATCATACCATTGATAATGCAACTGCTATAGCGGCTGTAGTTTTAGGTGCATGTGTTGTAGAAAAACATGTCACTCTTGATCGTAATGGCGGCGGTGCTGATGATAGCTTCTCAATTGAACCTTTAGAACTGGCACAATTATGCAAAGATACCAAAACAGCTTGGTCTGCATTAGGCCATGTTAATTATCAAAGGACTCAAGCTGAAATAGGTAATATTAAATTTAGACGATCGTTGTATATTGTAAAAGATGTCATTAAAGGCGAAAAGTTAACGGCAGAGAATGTTAGAAGTATCAGGCCTGGTTTTGGTCTTGCACCTAAATTTTATGAGCAAGTATTAGGGTGTAGAGCTAATCAAAACATACCAAGCGGAACCGCATTATCATCTGATTTATTTGACTAA
- the pseB gene encoding UDP-N-acetylglucosamine 4,6-dehydratase (inverting): MFDNKSILITGGTGSFGHKYTKTILERYKPKRLIILSRDELKQYEMQQKFNDPCMRYFLGDVRDGDRLMQAFRGVDYVIHAAALKQVPAAEYNPMECIKTNIYGAENVIKAAIANNVNKVIALSTDKAASPINLYGATKLASDKLFVAANNMVGQGQTRFAVVRYGNVVGSRGSVVPFFKQLIANGTDHLPITHQSMTRFWITLQDGVDFVLKNFARMYGGEIFVPKIPSVRIVDLAKAYAPDLELKLIGIRPGEKLHEVMCPADDSHLTLEFDDHYVICPSIKFYNDDHNYSRNLIDEIGHTVEQGYEYHSGKNPHFLTPEEIIEFDKKAEL, encoded by the coding sequence ATGTTTGATAACAAGTCTATACTTATTACCGGCGGTACAGGGTCATTCGGCCATAAATATACCAAAACTATTCTTGAACGATACAAACCTAAACGTTTGATTATTTTGTCTCGAGATGAGTTAAAACAGTATGAAATGCAGCAAAAGTTTAACGACCCTTGTATGCGCTATTTTCTAGGCGATGTAAGAGATGGCGACCGATTAATGCAGGCTTTCAGAGGGGTTGATTATGTGATCCACGCTGCAGCACTTAAGCAAGTTCCTGCAGCAGAATACAACCCTATGGAATGCATTAAAACCAATATTTATGGTGCAGAAAACGTTATAAAAGCGGCAATTGCGAATAACGTCAATAAAGTTATTGCGTTATCGACAGATAAAGCTGCTTCACCTATTAATCTTTATGGTGCGACAAAACTGGCCTCTGATAAATTGTTTGTCGCCGCAAATAATATGGTTGGTCAAGGGCAAACTCGTTTTGCTGTTGTTCGTTATGGTAATGTGGTCGGCTCACGAGGTTCAGTCGTGCCTTTCTTCAAACAACTTATAGCCAACGGAACAGATCATTTACCTATTACTCACCAAAGTATGACTCGATTCTGGATCACTCTGCAAGATGGTGTTGATTTTGTTCTTAAAAACTTTGCCCGTATGTATGGTGGCGAAATTTTTGTACCGAAAATCCCATCTGTGCGGATTGTTGACTTGGCAAAAGCTTATGCTCCAGATCTTGAATTGAAGTTGATTGGTATTCGTCCTGGTGAGAAATTACATGAAGTGATGTGTCCTGCCGATGACTCTCATTTAACTCTCGAGTTTGATGACCATTATGTTATTTGTCCTAGTATTAAATTTTATAACGACGACCATAATTATTCACGTAATCTTATCGATGAAATTGGTCACACCGTAGAGCAAGGTTATGAATATCATTCTGGAAAAAATCCGCATTTCTTAACGCCTGAAGAAATTATTGAATTTGATAAAAAAGCGGAACTATAG
- a CDS encoding efflux RND transporter periplasmic adaptor subunit, whose translation MNASKTFTAIIRYWALSLSLIVLSGCGSEVKEHSHTIDYQAVLSQSLVLNDHYQHMQTYTGTIRSANTTGIGFELAGKLNNISVDSGNTVTKGQTLALLDIELLTAEQQQLQASLLQTQADIDLAKSTLVRTQKLKQQNYVSEQQLDETQQQVISLQANQKRIEASLSATHLKIEKSTLLAPFNGTISQRFHNVGEVIALGSPVFTLVGNSEPLAYIGVPIDIAQQLAAEQMVDVRVGKQTFTAKIAGISAEVNTISRTVQLRIHLPDSARVINGEIAYLAYQQDVPASGYWVPMSALTDGVRGLWNVFALVKAEQGFYTIERRDVEIIYTNEQQAYIQGAIKPTDIIVSQGLHKLVVNQKVTLAQAEKTGAL comes from the coding sequence ATGAACGCGTCAAAGACATTCACTGCCATCATTCGATACTGGGCGCTAAGTTTAAGCTTAATCGTTTTAAGCGGTTGTGGCTCTGAGGTAAAAGAACACTCGCATACAATTGACTATCAAGCGGTGTTATCGCAAAGCTTAGTGTTAAATGACCATTACCAGCATATGCAAACCTATACTGGGACGATTCGCTCAGCCAATACCACAGGTATTGGCTTTGAGCTTGCGGGTAAGCTCAACAATATCTCAGTCGACAGTGGCAATACTGTGACTAAAGGTCAAACATTAGCCCTACTTGATATCGAGTTATTAACAGCCGAACAACAGCAACTGCAAGCCAGTTTATTACAAACCCAAGCGGATATCGATTTAGCCAAAAGCACCTTAGTTCGCACTCAAAAACTAAAACAACAAAATTATGTGTCTGAACAGCAGCTTGATGAAACCCAGCAACAAGTCATTAGCTTACAAGCAAATCAAAAGCGCATTGAAGCCAGCTTAAGTGCTACCCATTTAAAAATTGAAAAATCGACATTGTTAGCCCCATTCAATGGCACTATCAGTCAGCGGTTTCATAATGTCGGCGAAGTGATTGCGCTAGGCAGTCCGGTTTTTACCTTAGTGGGTAACAGTGAACCTTTAGCTTATATTGGGGTACCGATTGATATTGCACAGCAGTTAGCCGCCGAGCAGATGGTAGATGTCCGTGTAGGTAAACAAACCTTTACCGCTAAAATTGCCGGTATTAGTGCCGAGGTCAATACCATTAGTCGCACGGTGCAGTTGCGTATTCATTTGCCCGACTCAGCCAGAGTAATCAATGGCGAAATAGCTTATTTGGCTTATCAACAAGATGTGCCTGCATCTGGTTACTGGGTGCCGATGTCGGCATTAACCGATGGCGTACGCGGGTTATGGAACGTGTTTGCCTTAGTTAAAGCTGAGCAAGGTTTTTATACCATTGAACGTCGCGATGTTGAAATTATCTATACCAATGAACAACAAGCGTATATTCAAGGTGCCATAAAACCAACCGATATCATTGTCTCTCAAGGCTTGCATAAGTTAGTAGTTAATCAAAAAGTCACCCTAGCTCAAGCTGAGAAAACGGGGGCATTATGA
- a CDS encoding pseudaminic acid biosynthesis-associated methylase, whose protein sequence is MTYKTEQEVFWAGEFGDEYLKRNQGKHTIAANIALFSKILANVHAPQSIIEFGSNIGLNLEALSILLPDVKLSAIEINKKAAESLQRFDNLTVHHSSILDYTPQITHDIALIKGVLIHINPQELQNVYERLYQSSHRYICIAEYYNPSPVEIGYRGHDGKLFKRDFAGEMLDKYSDLTLVDYGFVYHRDINFPPRRHQLVLVRENRLIYV, encoded by the coding sequence GTGACTTATAAGACTGAACAAGAAGTATTTTGGGCTGGTGAGTTTGGGGATGAATACTTAAAACGAAATCAAGGAAAGCATACTATTGCAGCTAACATAGCATTATTTTCTAAAATACTTGCTAATGTACATGCTCCTCAATCTATTATTGAATTTGGTTCTAATATCGGATTGAATCTTGAGGCATTATCAATACTGTTACCTGACGTTAAATTATCCGCGATTGAAATAAATAAAAAAGCGGCTGAAAGTTTACAGCGTTTCGATAACCTTACCGTTCACCATTCGTCTATCTTAGATTACACGCCACAGATAACGCATGATATTGCATTGATTAAAGGTGTATTAATTCATATAAATCCTCAAGAATTACAAAATGTATATGAACGCTTGTATCAGTCTAGCCACCGTTATATCTGCATTGCAGAGTATTACAATCCATCACCAGTTGAAATTGGCTATCGAGGTCATGATGGTAAGTTATTTAAGCGCGATTTTGCCGGTGAAATGCTCGACAAGTATTCAGATTTAACCTTGGTTGATTATGGCTTTGTTTACCACAGAGACATTAATTTCCCCCCAAGACGACACCAATTGGTTCTTGTTAGAGAAAACCGTTTAATTTATGTTTGA
- a CDS encoding LPP20 family lipoprotein, with protein MKSLLLIVLVLLTGCVSKDKYVQWETEAPASFPTLTAIGYAPLATQPSKEPSHRILMAMQASKIAAYRELAEQVYGQKITANSDVSEWLLTDDNVKSSVSGIIRGAKVVKTYPAGEFYVTELALDFKQVWQLYEQQNRPKRVKEVTYF; from the coding sequence ATGAAGTCGTTATTGTTAATTGTGCTGGTACTGTTAACTGGCTGTGTAAGCAAGGATAAATATGTCCAGTGGGAAACCGAAGCTCCAGCCTCGTTCCCTACCCTAACCGCAATTGGTTATGCACCCTTAGCGACTCAGCCAAGCAAAGAACCATCGCATCGTATTTTAATGGCAATGCAAGCATCAAAAATTGCTGCATATCGTGAGTTAGCAGAGCAAGTGTATGGCCAAAAGATTACCGCAAACAGCGACGTGAGTGAGTGGTTATTAACTGACGACAACGTTAAGTCTAGCGTGAGTGGCATTATTCGCGGGGCTAAAGTGGTAAAAACTTACCCAGCCGGTGAGTTTTATGTCACTGAGTTAGCACTTGATTTTAAACAAGTATGGCAGTTATACGAACAACAAAATCGCCCTAAGCGGGTAAAAGAAGTGACTTACTTCTAG
- a CDS encoding DUF6268 family outer membrane beta-barrel protein, with protein sequence MTLYNTKVISSPAQSKSLNLSVRSLLCVSGLLLSQHALAAPERSPFSLTVARTSTGTANVGAESANPNQLQRDTWKTSFSANMPLNRQWSIGANLGYDNLDYDWDINQNSLLRSSTQPWSTIHQYSAGLSLSYRLDNHWMFLIAPKLQYAYADTASSSNAQSYGVVASGMYRFDSGNMLGFGVAYLNDISEVRTLPYLAVRWQISDKWVLANPFQAGFSGPAGLELSYQYNRDWDFGVGSSMRTERFLIADDDKTIEVEEWVGFARAGWQATTNVSLNAYAGYYFGGEMQLSYPDVTEDMENQAAFGLVFKLNF encoded by the coding sequence ATGACGCTTTACAACACTAAGGTAATTTCTTCTCCGGCACAGAGTAAGTCACTGAATTTATCTGTACGGTCATTATTGTGCGTATCGGGTCTGCTGTTAAGTCAGCATGCTTTAGCGGCACCAGAACGTTCACCGTTTTCACTCACCGTTGCTCGTACATCAACGGGCACCGCTAATGTAGGCGCAGAGAGTGCTAACCCTAATCAGTTGCAACGAGATACATGGAAAACCAGTTTTTCGGCAAACATGCCACTTAATCGTCAGTGGTCTATAGGGGCAAACTTAGGCTACGATAATCTCGATTATGACTGGGATATTAACCAAAACAGCCTGTTACGCAGCAGTACTCAACCTTGGTCGACCATCCATCAGTACAGTGCCGGTTTGTCACTATCGTATCGTTTAGATAATCATTGGATGTTTCTCATCGCACCCAAATTACAGTATGCCTATGCTGATACGGCATCATCTTCAAATGCACAAAGTTATGGTGTCGTCGCCTCGGGGATGTACCGCTTTGATTCGGGTAATATGCTTGGTTTCGGTGTGGCATATTTAAATGATATTTCAGAAGTGCGCACCTTGCCTTATTTAGCCGTACGTTGGCAGATAAGCGATAAGTGGGTACTTGCTAACCCGTTCCAAGCTGGTTTTAGTGGCCCTGCAGGATTAGAGTTAAGTTATCAATATAATCGTGACTGGGATTTTGGCGTGGGCAGCTCCATGCGAACAGAGCGTTTTTTAATTGCTGATGATGATAAAACCATTGAAGTTGAAGAATGGGTAGGCTTTGCTCGCGCAGGTTGGCAAGCAACGACTAACGTTAGCCTTAATGCTTATGCTGGTTACTATTTTGGCGGTGAAATGCAGTTAAGTTATCCCGATGTCACTGAAGACATGGAAAACCAAGCCGCATTCGGTTTAGTGTTTAAACTGAACTTTTAA
- the pseF gene encoding pseudaminic acid cytidylyltransferase translates to MRIALIPARGGSKRIPRKNIKLFHGKPIIAYSIEAAIASGCFDKIIVSTDDAEIAKVAQQYGAEVPFMRPGSIADDYATTMDVIKHAIGWYKAHDVEVEALCCMYATAPFLTAELICAGYEALSIGSFQYAFSAAVYDYPIQRAFKLNANGSAEMLMPEYVNTRTQDLDTAYYDAAQFYWGLPDAFLTGLSMFSEHSYAVIIPSSHVQDIDTEDDWSKAERKYASLSSQS, encoded by the coding sequence ATGCGAATAGCCTTGATTCCTGCTCGAGGAGGCAGTAAACGTATTCCTCGAAAAAATATAAAGCTTTTCCATGGTAAGCCAATCATTGCTTATTCTATTGAAGCAGCTATCGCATCAGGATGTTTTGATAAGATTATTGTGTCTACTGATGATGCTGAAATTGCTAAAGTCGCTCAACAATATGGTGCAGAAGTTCCTTTTATGCGCCCAGGATCCATTGCTGATGATTATGCAACAACTATGGATGTCATAAAGCATGCTATTGGGTGGTATAAAGCGCATGACGTCGAAGTAGAAGCTTTGTGCTGTATGTATGCAACAGCCCCCTTTTTAACTGCTGAACTGATTTGTGCTGGATATGAAGCTTTGTCGATTGGGTCATTTCAGTATGCATTTAGTGCTGCTGTTTATGATTATCCTATTCAAAGGGCATTTAAGCTAAATGCTAATGGCTCAGCAGAAATGCTTATGCCTGAATATGTGAATACCAGAACTCAAGATTTAGATACTGCATATTATGATGCTGCTCAGTTTTACTGGGGTCTTCCTGATGCTTTTTTAACTGGTTTATCTATGTTTTCTGAACATTCTTATGCCGTTATTATACCGTCAAGTCATGTGCAGGACATTGATACTGAAGACGATTGGAGTAAAGCAGAAAGAAAGTATGCATCCTTGAGTTCTCAGTCATGA
- the pseH gene encoding UDP-4-amino-4,6-dideoxy-N-acetyl-beta-L-altrosamine N-acetyltransferase: protein MSDVKLLPLSSDYLDLVLEWRNMPEVRKNMYTSHVISKKEHYEWFERIKCDATKAYFIFELDGKPSGLIGFVDINHNNHSATWAFYSGNTATRGVGSLMEVTALNYAFDNLELHKLSCEVLEFNHSVIKFHKKFGFQIEGIFKKHHFADEQYWDVYRLAIFKTDWQRCRLELYKKKMPLSPGKSYRENITFSAEKVAIFSVVSGDKNQLHLNHQFAIEHGFDSSIVHGFLVGSVFSKVFGTTFPGDGCIYMSQSMTFINPVYPDDQLEAIFVILSKIGRKLVVETTIINVQTNKKIITGVAELLISKNLQLEYLND from the coding sequence ATGAGTGATGTAAAATTATTACCATTATCTTCAGATTACCTTGATCTTGTTTTAGAGTGGCGCAACATGCCTGAAGTAAGAAAAAACATGTACACCAGTCATGTCATTTCTAAAAAAGAACATTATGAATGGTTCGAGCGCATAAAATGCGATGCTACAAAAGCATATTTTATTTTTGAATTAGATGGCAAGCCTTCAGGTTTGATTGGGTTTGTTGATATCAACCATAATAATCATTCTGCGACTTGGGCGTTTTATTCTGGAAATACTGCAACCAGAGGCGTTGGTTCATTAATGGAAGTGACAGCTCTCAATTATGCGTTCGATAATCTTGAGTTACATAAATTATCTTGCGAAGTATTAGAATTTAATCATTCTGTTATAAAGTTCCATAAAAAATTTGGCTTTCAAATTGAAGGTATCTTTAAAAAGCATCATTTCGCTGATGAACAGTATTGGGATGTGTATCGACTTGCAATATTTAAAACCGATTGGCAGAGATGTCGATTAGAATTATATAAGAAAAAAATGCCACTGTCGCCGGGTAAGTCTTATCGAGAGAATATCACTTTTTCAGCGGAGAAAGTTGCTATTTTTTCAGTGGTTAGTGGTGATAAAAATCAACTTCATTTGAATCATCAATTTGCAATTGAACATGGTTTTGATAGCAGTATCGTCCATGGATTTCTCGTTGGTTCAGTATTTTCTAAAGTGTTTGGAACAACTTTCCCTGGAGATGGTTGTATTTATATGAGTCAATCAATGACCTTTATAAATCCAGTTTATCCTGATGATCAGCTTGAGGCTATTTTTGTTATTTTATCTAAGATTGGCCGTAAATTAGTTGTTGAAACTACTATCATTAATGTACAAACAAATAAGAAAATAATAACAGGTGTAGCAGAACTATTAATTTCAAAAAATTTACAGTTAGAGTATTTAAATGACTAA
- the pseG gene encoding UDP-2,4-diacetamido-2,4,6-trideoxy-beta-L-altropyranose hydrolase gives MNIVFRVDSSFIIGSGHLIRCLTLAKLLNKKIESNIYFITKRAEKNFNDLIIGSGFNLIELDAKNAFPINDNWLGWTQEQDFLLFENAMRSINISKFDVLIVDHYSLDIVWEEKASRLARKIVVIDDLANRKHSCNILIDQNLALNYQHRYDDLVTPECQLFLGVSYCILRDEFLCEISNSKPRESLNKIFVFFGGVDKDNLSLKFVNGVMPVLSKSISVDLVIGMANPNKKELKQACAHFSNIQCFEHGVNIAEMMREADLAIGAGGATTGERIFMGLPSIVYSLADNQIEVSQYLHDIGLIYYMGDQNRFSAEALMRLIEGFKISPALLHAKSSELLLVFKHKLSVLCEEITSDRSDYE, from the coding sequence ATGAATATTGTCTTTAGAGTTGATTCCAGTTTTATAATTGGCTCCGGTCATTTGATTAGATGTTTAACTCTTGCAAAATTACTGAATAAAAAAATTGAAAGTAATATTTATTTTATTACTAAGCGAGCTGAAAAAAACTTCAATGATTTAATAATCGGTAGTGGTTTTAATTTAATAGAATTAGATGCTAAAAATGCTTTTCCTATTAATGATAATTGGCTTGGTTGGACTCAAGAACAAGATTTTTTGTTATTTGAGAATGCTATGCGTTCAATTAACATTTCAAAATTTGATGTGTTAATTGTAGACCATTACTCATTGGATATTGTTTGGGAAGAAAAAGCGAGCCGCTTAGCTAGGAAAATAGTCGTTATTGATGATTTAGCGAATAGAAAACATAGTTGTAATATTTTAATCGATCAAAATTTAGCATTGAATTATCAGCATCGATATGATGATTTGGTTACTCCTGAGTGTCAGTTATTTTTAGGTGTATCGTATTGTATTTTACGTGATGAATTTCTCTGTGAAATATCAAATTCTAAACCAAGAGAATCACTCAATAAGATATTTGTTTTCTTTGGTGGTGTAGATAAAGATAATCTTAGTCTTAAATTTGTGAATGGAGTTATGCCTGTTTTATCGAAGTCAATATCAGTAGATTTAGTTATTGGAATGGCTAACCCTAATAAAAAAGAGTTAAAGCAAGCATGTGCCCATTTCAGTAATATTCAATGCTTTGAACATGGCGTAAACATTGCTGAAATGATGCGCGAAGCCGATCTAGCTATCGGTGCTGGTGGTGCCACAACTGGTGAACGTATTTTCATGGGGCTTCCGAGTATCGTTTATTCGCTCGCTGATAATCAGATTGAGGTATCTCAATATTTACATGATATTGGCTTGATATACTACATGGGTGATCAAAACCGATTTAGCGCTGAAGCACTTATGCGATTGATTGAAGGTTTTAAGATTTCGCCTGCGCTATTACATGCAAAATCATCAGAGTTATTGCTTGTATTTAAACATAAATTATCAGTTCTATGTGAAGAGATTACTTCAGACAGGAGCGACTATGAGTGA
- the pseC gene encoding UDP-4-amino-4,6-dideoxy-N-acetyl-beta-L-altrosamine transaminase — translation MIPYGKQDISQQDIDAVIEVLSSDFLTQGPKVPEFESALVSVTQAQYAVAVNSATSALHIACLALGVGPGDVIWTSPITFVASANCGLYCGAKIDFVDIDPWTYNMCPKQLQQKLIQAKAKGTLPKVVIPVHLAGQPCDMKVIYHLSKQYGFKIIEDASHAIGGKYHQHPIGSCEFADITVFSFHPVKIVTTAEGGAALTNSEMLAEKMRLLRSHGITRDPDKMYGPSDGAWYYQQIDLGFNYRMTELQAALGISQLTRLEQFIQTRHYFAERYNKMLVNLPVICPYQLEDTYSGLHLYIIRLELDKITKNHSQVFDELRESGIGVNLHYIPVYRQPYYQAMGFDKADFVESERYYQEAISLPMFAAMTDSIQDEVVNVLSLILKSGD, via the coding sequence ATGATTCCATACGGAAAGCAGGATATTTCACAGCAGGATATTGATGCTGTCATTGAAGTACTGTCATCGGATTTTTTGACTCAAGGACCTAAGGTTCCAGAGTTTGAATCTGCATTAGTCAGTGTGACCCAAGCTCAGTATGCTGTTGCTGTAAACAGTGCGACTTCCGCTTTGCATATTGCTTGCTTAGCATTGGGAGTTGGTCCTGGTGATGTTATATGGACATCACCAATCACTTTTGTTGCCTCGGCTAATTGTGGACTTTATTGTGGTGCTAAAATCGACTTTGTTGATATTGATCCATGGACATACAATATGTGCCCTAAGCAATTGCAACAAAAATTGATTCAAGCCAAAGCGAAAGGAACGTTGCCTAAAGTAGTGATACCTGTTCATTTAGCTGGCCAACCATGTGATATGAAAGTTATCTATCATCTAAGTAAACAATATGGTTTTAAAATTATAGAAGATGCCTCTCATGCAATAGGAGGTAAATATCATCAACATCCAATTGGATCATGTGAGTTTGCTGACATCACAGTATTTAGCTTTCATCCTGTAAAAATTGTCACCACAGCGGAAGGTGGAGCGGCATTAACCAATAGTGAAATGTTAGCTGAAAAAATGCGCTTATTAAGATCTCATGGTATTACCCGTGACCCAGATAAAATGTACGGTCCATCTGATGGAGCATGGTATTACCAACAAATCGACTTAGGTTTTAATTATCGCATGACCGAGTTACAGGCAGCTTTGGGGATCTCACAGCTAACTCGATTAGAACAGTTTATCCAAACTCGCCACTATTTTGCTGAGCGTTATAACAAAATGTTAGTCAATTTACCTGTTATTTGTCCCTACCAGTTAGAGGATACTTACTCAGGTTTACACCTATACATTATTCGTCTTGAGCTAGACAAAATAACTAAAAATCATTCACAAGTATTCGATGAGTTGAGAGAATCGGGTATCGGGGTTAATCTTCATTATATTCCGGTATACAGACAGCCTTATTATCAAGCTATGGGGTTTGATAAAGCAGATTTTGTGGAGTCTGAACGTTATTATCAAGAAGCTATTTCATTACCTATGTTTGCCGCAATGACCGATTCAATACAAGATGAAGTCGTGAATGTGTTAAGTTTGATACTGAAGTCGGGGGATTAA